One Labeo rohita strain BAU-BD-2019 chromosome 12, IGBB_LRoh.1.0, whole genome shotgun sequence genomic region harbors:
- the mrtfba gene encoding myocardin-related transcription factor B isoform X3, with protein MEDQGDAGIGGLLVPSPQSEAVTHEMGELSLHPSQRLPPLNERKNVLQLRLQQRRTREQLVDQGIMPPLKSPAAFHEQIRSLERARTENFLKHKIRSRPERAELVRMHILQETVAEPSLQATQLKLKRARLADDLNEKIAQRPGPMELVEKNILPVDSSVKEAIIDGQMQYPRTLEELADEDSGDAFSPEQPASQESQGSAPSPGEVRAIEESSPLPNNLLQHFTTVTTSTDFLKPFSTNEQSFSPPAPMPQLVTVAPVKTGPTLVKQSQPKFPGDKSRSKKSKEAKPRVKKLKYHQYIPPDQKQEPSQAPMDSSYARLLQQQQLFLQLQILSQQQQQHYNYQTILPAPLKPVIEGQNSSATVAINSTSSLPASIVVSLPTATPVRPNSTLSNRKAGTLPANLEEMKVAELKMELKLRGLPVSGTKTDLIERLKPFQENNASTAHNNSTGPSTQPCSTPMEVSNTTTTLSPVQQPSEILSSTPPVSPGSLELHSKEDTSMEAQAEGQNRSLVKAAPVPEEQDRRLHEKERQIEELLRKLEQEQKLVEELKMQLEVEKRSGQVVPPAENNISSPATMLAPVKTENTVPPNCKLSSHTTPTLVKLEEAHPNQVTATSLRQFIISHQGLPQVIGQPQTLLTTSHGGTQILLPVPLANNTTTIQLPNTNVKLQPVLQAVTPSGPGLIQTPQIQPTKAESPTSQQLLSHNHLVQTLSVGTTERSSFQHGTIENPAGLEIPQCFLSSSPDNRISPQTSPVPSSLINGPLNKSPVFNQTPKSREPPRYEEAVKQTRSLQNVAVSEIPTATSQQMDDLFDILIESGEITPFSQQDPSVPKMMPVTASITTLPVNTALSRPPAQVQMAPPPALMAEPMPSLASLDSDNQLEALLEGTLVGDTEPEQRTLGLLEELQNQILEQPNSPMDTSELGFNDPPATSSSALSFSLQDTGLDNMEWLDLTMPGPIGGLNPLGITSEFLDTHDLQLHWD; from the exons TTCTCCAGCTGAGGCTACAGCAGAGACGTACCCGCGAGCAGCTTGTTGATCAGGGCATCATGCCAC CCCTGAAGAGCCCTGCAGCGTTCCATGAACAGATCCGCAGCCTTGAGAGAGCGAGG ACTGAAAATTTCCTAAAGCACAAAATACGCAGCCGCCCAGAAAGGGCCGAGTTGGTCCGCATGCACATCTTACAAG AAACGGTGGCAGAGCCTTCTCTGCAGGCCACTCAGCTGAAATTGAAGAGAGCTCGATTGGCTGATGACCTGAATGAGAAGATCGCTCAACGCCCCGGCCCCATGGAGCTGGTGGAGAAGAACATCCTGCCTGTGGACTCCAGCGTGAAGGAGGCCATCATTG ATGGTCAGATGCAGTACCCTAGAACTCTAGAGGAACTAGCCGATGAGGACAGTGGAGATGCATTTTCACCTGAGCAGCCAGCCAGTCAGGAGTCCCAGGGTTCTGCACCCTCTCCTGGGGAGGTCCGGGCCATCGAAGAGTCCTCACCTTTGCCTAATAACTTGTTACAG CACTTTACTACAGTGACCACTTCAACAGATTTCCTCAAGCCTTTTTCCACCAATGAACAATCATTTAGCCCTCCAGCACCCATGCCACAGCTAGTCACCGTGGCCCCTGTAAAGACTGGGCCCACCCTTGTAAAA CAGAGTCAACCTAAGTTCCCTGGGGACAAGAGCCGCAGCAAGAAGAGTAAAGAGGCCAAGCCACGTGTGAAGAAGTTAAAATATCATCAATACATTCCCCCAGACCAGAAACAAGAACCCAGCCAAGCCCCTATGGACTCCTCATATGCTCGTTTACTACAACAACAGCAGCTATTTTTGCAGCTACAGATCCTGAGccaacagcaacagcagcacTACAACTACCAGACCATCCTTCCTGCACCTCTCAA GCCTGTGATAGAAGGCCAAAACAGCAGTGCCACAGTGGCTATCAACAGCACCAGCAGCCTTCCTGCCTCTATTGTGGTGTCTCTGCCCACAGCAACACCTGTGAGGCCCAATAGCACCCTTTCCAACCGCAAAGCAGGCACACTACCTGCCAACCTGGAGGAGATGAAG GTGGCAGAGCTGAAAATGGAGTTAAAGTTACGTGGTCTTCCAGTgtcaggaacaaaaacagaccTTATTGAACGACTTAAGCCTTTCCAAGAAAACAATGCCTCTACTGCACACAACAACTCTACAGGACCTAGCACACAGCCCTGTAGCACACCAATGGAGGTGTCCAACACCACTACAACCCTATCCCCTGTCCAACAGCCCTCTGAAATTCTGAGCTCCACTCCACCTGTGTCTCCTGGTTCTTTAGAGCTTCACAGCAAAGAGGACACATCCATGGAGGCACAGGCTGAGGGCCAAAACCGCAGTTTAGTAAAGGCAGCTCCTGTTCCTGAGGAGCAGGACCGGAGACTCCACGAAAAGGAGCGACAGATCGAAGAACTGCTGCGTAAACTGGAGCAGGAGCAGAAGCTGGTGGAGGAACTAAAGATGCAGCTAGAAGTAGAGAAAAGAAGCGGACAGGTCGTTCCACCTgcagaaaataacatttctagTCCAGCCACCATGTTGGCGCCTgtcaaaacagaaaacactgtCCCTCCTAACTGTAAACTGAGTTCACACACTACACCAACACTGGTGAAGCTTGAGGAGGCCCATCCCAACCAGGTGACAGCTACTTCTCTCCGTCAGTTCATTATCAGCCACCAAGGATTACCACAGGTCATAGGGCAGCCCCAGACTCTTCTAACCACTTCGCATGGGGGCACTCAGATCCTTCTTCCAGTGCCCCTGGCAAATAATACCACTACCATCCAGCTGCCCAACACTAATGTCAAACTACAG CCGGTTTTGCAGGCTGTCACTCCATCAGGGCCAGGTCTAATTCAGACCCCCCAAATACAGCCCACCAAAGCAGAGAGTCCTACATCACAACAGCTGCTCAGTCACAACCACTTAGTACAG ACCCTGTCCGTGGGCACCACCGAGAGGTCAAGTTTCCAACACGGTACCATTGAGAACCCAGCAGGCCTGGAGATACCTCAGTGTTTCCTCAGCAGCTCCCCAGATAACAGGATCTCACCTCAGACGTCCCCCGTCCCATCATCCCTTATCAATGGGCCACTAAACAAG TCTCCAGTTTTCAACCAGACACCTAAGAGCAGAGAGCCGCCCCGCTATGAGGAGGCCGTCAAACAGACCCGCAGCCTACAGAATGTTGCCGTCTCAGAG ATTCCAACAGCAACGAGTCAACAGATGGATGATCTCTTTGACATTTTAATAGAAAGTGGAG AGATCACTCCCTTTAGTCAACAGGACCCATCTGTGCCTAAGATGATGCCTGTTACGGCCAGCATCACCACCCTGCCTGTCAACACCGCCCTGTCCCGACCACCAGCCCAGGTGCAGATGGCACCCCCGCCGGCGCTCATGGCGGAGCCCATGCCCAGCCTGGCCTCCCTGGACTCCGACAACCAGCTGGAGGCTCTGCTGGAGGGCACCCTGGTTGGGGACACAGAGCCGGAGCAGAGGACTTTGGGCCTGCTGGAGGAGCTGCAGAACCAGATACTGGAGCAGCCAAACTCCCCAATGGACACGTCCGAGTTGGGTTTCAACGACCCGCCTGCGACTTCCTCCTCGGCCCTGTCCTTCAGTCTTCAAGACACTGGCCTGGACAACATGGAGTGGCTGGACCTCACTATGCCTGGGCCCATTGGCGGACTCAATCCATTGGGCATCACCTCTGAATTCCTGGACACTCATGACCTGCAGCTGCACTGGGACTGA
- the mrtfba gene encoding myocardin-related transcription factor B isoform X2 → MEDQGDAGIGGLLVPSPQSEAVTHEMGELSLHPSQRLPPLNERKNVLQLRLQQRRTREQLVDQGIMPPLKSPAAFHEQIRSLERARTENFLKHKIRSRPERAELVRMHILQETVAEPSLQATQLKLKRARLADDLNEKIAQRPGPMELVEKNILPVDSSVKEAIIDGQMQYPRTLEELADEDSGDAFSPEQPASQESQGSAPSPGEVRAIEESSPLPNNLLQHFTTVTTSTDFLKPFSTNEQSFSPPAPMPQLVTVAPVKTGPTLVKQSQPKFPGDKSRSKKSKEAKPRVKKLKYHQYIPPDQKQEPSQAPMDSSYARLLQQQQLFLQLQILSQQQQQHYNYQTILPAPLKPVIEGQNSSATVAINSTSSLPASIVVSLPTATPVRPNSTLSNRKAGTLPANLEEMKVAELKMELKLRGLPVSGTKTDLIERLKPFQENNASTAHNNSTGPSTQPCSTPMEVSNTTTTLSPVQQPSEILSSTPPVSPGSLELHSKEDTSMEAQAEGQNRSLVKAAPVPEEQDRRLHEKERQIEELLRKLEQEQKLVEELKMQLEVEKRSGQVVPPAENNISSPATMLAPVKTENTVPPNCKLSSHTTPTLVKLEEAHPNQVTATSLRQFIISHQGLPQVIGQPQTLLTTSHGGTQILLPVPLANNTTTIQLPNTNVKLQPVLQAVTPSGPGLIQTPQIQPTKAESPTSQQLLSHNHLVQTLSVGTTERSSFQHGTIENPAGLEIPQCFLSSSPDNRISPQTSPVPSSLINGPLNKQSPVFNQTPKSREPPRYEEAVKQTRSLQNVAVSEIPTATSQQMDDLFDILIESGEITPFSQQDPSVPKMMPVTASITTLPVNTALSRPPAQVQMAPPPALMAEPMPSLASLDSDNQLEALLEGTLVGDTEPEQRTLGLLEELQNQILEQPNSPMDTSELGFNDPPATSSSALSFSLQDTGLDNMEWLDLTMPGPIGGLNPLGITSEFLDTHDLQLHWD, encoded by the exons TTCTCCAGCTGAGGCTACAGCAGAGACGTACCCGCGAGCAGCTTGTTGATCAGGGCATCATGCCAC CCCTGAAGAGCCCTGCAGCGTTCCATGAACAGATCCGCAGCCTTGAGAGAGCGAGG ACTGAAAATTTCCTAAAGCACAAAATACGCAGCCGCCCAGAAAGGGCCGAGTTGGTCCGCATGCACATCTTACAAG AAACGGTGGCAGAGCCTTCTCTGCAGGCCACTCAGCTGAAATTGAAGAGAGCTCGATTGGCTGATGACCTGAATGAGAAGATCGCTCAACGCCCCGGCCCCATGGAGCTGGTGGAGAAGAACATCCTGCCTGTGGACTCCAGCGTGAAGGAGGCCATCATTG ATGGTCAGATGCAGTACCCTAGAACTCTAGAGGAACTAGCCGATGAGGACAGTGGAGATGCATTTTCACCTGAGCAGCCAGCCAGTCAGGAGTCCCAGGGTTCTGCACCCTCTCCTGGGGAGGTCCGGGCCATCGAAGAGTCCTCACCTTTGCCTAATAACTTGTTACAG CACTTTACTACAGTGACCACTTCAACAGATTTCCTCAAGCCTTTTTCCACCAATGAACAATCATTTAGCCCTCCAGCACCCATGCCACAGCTAGTCACCGTGGCCCCTGTAAAGACTGGGCCCACCCTTGTAAAA CAGAGTCAACCTAAGTTCCCTGGGGACAAGAGCCGCAGCAAGAAGAGTAAAGAGGCCAAGCCACGTGTGAAGAAGTTAAAATATCATCAATACATTCCCCCAGACCAGAAACAAGAACCCAGCCAAGCCCCTATGGACTCCTCATATGCTCGTTTACTACAACAACAGCAGCTATTTTTGCAGCTACAGATCCTGAGccaacagcaacagcagcacTACAACTACCAGACCATCCTTCCTGCACCTCTCAA GCCTGTGATAGAAGGCCAAAACAGCAGTGCCACAGTGGCTATCAACAGCACCAGCAGCCTTCCTGCCTCTATTGTGGTGTCTCTGCCCACAGCAACACCTGTGAGGCCCAATAGCACCCTTTCCAACCGCAAAGCAGGCACACTACCTGCCAACCTGGAGGAGATGAAG GTGGCAGAGCTGAAAATGGAGTTAAAGTTACGTGGTCTTCCAGTgtcaggaacaaaaacagaccTTATTGAACGACTTAAGCCTTTCCAAGAAAACAATGCCTCTACTGCACACAACAACTCTACAGGACCTAGCACACAGCCCTGTAGCACACCAATGGAGGTGTCCAACACCACTACAACCCTATCCCCTGTCCAACAGCCCTCTGAAATTCTGAGCTCCACTCCACCTGTGTCTCCTGGTTCTTTAGAGCTTCACAGCAAAGAGGACACATCCATGGAGGCACAGGCTGAGGGCCAAAACCGCAGTTTAGTAAAGGCAGCTCCTGTTCCTGAGGAGCAGGACCGGAGACTCCACGAAAAGGAGCGACAGATCGAAGAACTGCTGCGTAAACTGGAGCAGGAGCAGAAGCTGGTGGAGGAACTAAAGATGCAGCTAGAAGTAGAGAAAAGAAGCGGACAGGTCGTTCCACCTgcagaaaataacatttctagTCCAGCCACCATGTTGGCGCCTgtcaaaacagaaaacactgtCCCTCCTAACTGTAAACTGAGTTCACACACTACACCAACACTGGTGAAGCTTGAGGAGGCCCATCCCAACCAGGTGACAGCTACTTCTCTCCGTCAGTTCATTATCAGCCACCAAGGATTACCACAGGTCATAGGGCAGCCCCAGACTCTTCTAACCACTTCGCATGGGGGCACTCAGATCCTTCTTCCAGTGCCCCTGGCAAATAATACCACTACCATCCAGCTGCCCAACACTAATGTCAAACTACAG CCGGTTTTGCAGGCTGTCACTCCATCAGGGCCAGGTCTAATTCAGACCCCCCAAATACAGCCCACCAAAGCAGAGAGTCCTACATCACAACAGCTGCTCAGTCACAACCACTTAGTACAG ACCCTGTCCGTGGGCACCACCGAGAGGTCAAGTTTCCAACACGGTACCATTGAGAACCCAGCAGGCCTGGAGATACCTCAGTGTTTCCTCAGCAGCTCCCCAGATAACAGGATCTCACCTCAGACGTCCCCCGTCCCATCATCCCTTATCAATGGGCCACTAAACAAG CAGTCTCCAGTTTTCAACCAGACACCTAAGAGCAGAGAGCCGCCCCGCTATGAGGAGGCCGTCAAACAGACCCGCAGCCTACAGAATGTTGCCGTCTCAGAG ATTCCAACAGCAACGAGTCAACAGATGGATGATCTCTTTGACATTTTAATAGAAAGTGGAG AGATCACTCCCTTTAGTCAACAGGACCCATCTGTGCCTAAGATGATGCCTGTTACGGCCAGCATCACCACCCTGCCTGTCAACACCGCCCTGTCCCGACCACCAGCCCAGGTGCAGATGGCACCCCCGCCGGCGCTCATGGCGGAGCCCATGCCCAGCCTGGCCTCCCTGGACTCCGACAACCAGCTGGAGGCTCTGCTGGAGGGCACCCTGGTTGGGGACACAGAGCCGGAGCAGAGGACTTTGGGCCTGCTGGAGGAGCTGCAGAACCAGATACTGGAGCAGCCAAACTCCCCAATGGACACGTCCGAGTTGGGTTTCAACGACCCGCCTGCGACTTCCTCCTCGGCCCTGTCCTTCAGTCTTCAAGACACTGGCCTGGACAACATGGAGTGGCTGGACCTCACTATGCCTGGGCCCATTGGCGGACTCAATCCATTGGGCATCACCTCTGAATTCCTGGACACTCATGACCTGCAGCTGCACTGGGACTGA
- the mrtfba gene encoding myocardin-related transcription factor B isoform X1, which produces MEDQGDAGIGGLLVPSPQSEAVTHEMGELSLHPSQRLPPLNERKNVLQLRLQQRRTREQLVDQGIMPPLKSPAAFHEQIRSLERARTENFLKHKIRSRPERAELVRMHILQETVAEPSLQATQLKLKRARLADDLNEKIAQRPGPMELVEKNILPVDSSVKEAIIDGQMQYPRTLEELADEDSGDAFSPEQPASQESQGSAPSPGEVRAIEESSPLPNNLLQHFTTVTTSTDFLKPFSTNEQSFSPPAPMPQLVTVAPVKTGPTLVKQSQPKFPGDKSRSKKSKEAKPRVKKLKYHQYIPPDQKQEPSQAPMDSSYARLLQQQQLFLQLQILSQQQQQHYNYQTILPAPLKPVIEGQNSSATVAINSTSSLPASIVVSLPTATPVRPNSTLSNRKAGTLPANLEEMKVAELKMELKLRGLPVSGTKTDLIERLKPFQENNASTAHNNSTGPSTQPCSTPMEVSNTTTTLSPVQQPSEILSSTPPVSPGSLELHSKEDTSMEAQAEGQNRSLVKAAPVPEEQDRRLHEKERQIEELLRKLEQEQKLVEELKMQLEVEKRSGQVVPPAENNISSPATMLAPVKTENTVPPNCKLSSHTTPTLVKLEEAHPNQVTATSLRQFIISHQGLPQVIGQPQTLLTTSHGGTQILLPVPLANNTTTIQLPNTNVKLQPVLQAVTPSGPGLIQTPQIQPTKAESPTSQQLLSHNHLVQTLSVGTTERSSFQHGTIENPAGLEIPQCFLSSSPDNRISPQTSPVPSSLINGPLNKTSFIQQSPVFNQTPKSREPPRYEEAVKQTRSLQNVAVSEIPTATSQQMDDLFDILIESGEITPFSQQDPSVPKMMPVTASITTLPVNTALSRPPAQVQMAPPPALMAEPMPSLASLDSDNQLEALLEGTLVGDTEPEQRTLGLLEELQNQILEQPNSPMDTSELGFNDPPATSSSALSFSLQDTGLDNMEWLDLTMPGPIGGLNPLGITSEFLDTHDLQLHWD; this is translated from the exons TTCTCCAGCTGAGGCTACAGCAGAGACGTACCCGCGAGCAGCTTGTTGATCAGGGCATCATGCCAC CCCTGAAGAGCCCTGCAGCGTTCCATGAACAGATCCGCAGCCTTGAGAGAGCGAGG ACTGAAAATTTCCTAAAGCACAAAATACGCAGCCGCCCAGAAAGGGCCGAGTTGGTCCGCATGCACATCTTACAAG AAACGGTGGCAGAGCCTTCTCTGCAGGCCACTCAGCTGAAATTGAAGAGAGCTCGATTGGCTGATGACCTGAATGAGAAGATCGCTCAACGCCCCGGCCCCATGGAGCTGGTGGAGAAGAACATCCTGCCTGTGGACTCCAGCGTGAAGGAGGCCATCATTG ATGGTCAGATGCAGTACCCTAGAACTCTAGAGGAACTAGCCGATGAGGACAGTGGAGATGCATTTTCACCTGAGCAGCCAGCCAGTCAGGAGTCCCAGGGTTCTGCACCCTCTCCTGGGGAGGTCCGGGCCATCGAAGAGTCCTCACCTTTGCCTAATAACTTGTTACAG CACTTTACTACAGTGACCACTTCAACAGATTTCCTCAAGCCTTTTTCCACCAATGAACAATCATTTAGCCCTCCAGCACCCATGCCACAGCTAGTCACCGTGGCCCCTGTAAAGACTGGGCCCACCCTTGTAAAA CAGAGTCAACCTAAGTTCCCTGGGGACAAGAGCCGCAGCAAGAAGAGTAAAGAGGCCAAGCCACGTGTGAAGAAGTTAAAATATCATCAATACATTCCCCCAGACCAGAAACAAGAACCCAGCCAAGCCCCTATGGACTCCTCATATGCTCGTTTACTACAACAACAGCAGCTATTTTTGCAGCTACAGATCCTGAGccaacagcaacagcagcacTACAACTACCAGACCATCCTTCCTGCACCTCTCAA GCCTGTGATAGAAGGCCAAAACAGCAGTGCCACAGTGGCTATCAACAGCACCAGCAGCCTTCCTGCCTCTATTGTGGTGTCTCTGCCCACAGCAACACCTGTGAGGCCCAATAGCACCCTTTCCAACCGCAAAGCAGGCACACTACCTGCCAACCTGGAGGAGATGAAG GTGGCAGAGCTGAAAATGGAGTTAAAGTTACGTGGTCTTCCAGTgtcaggaacaaaaacagaccTTATTGAACGACTTAAGCCTTTCCAAGAAAACAATGCCTCTACTGCACACAACAACTCTACAGGACCTAGCACACAGCCCTGTAGCACACCAATGGAGGTGTCCAACACCACTACAACCCTATCCCCTGTCCAACAGCCCTCTGAAATTCTGAGCTCCACTCCACCTGTGTCTCCTGGTTCTTTAGAGCTTCACAGCAAAGAGGACACATCCATGGAGGCACAGGCTGAGGGCCAAAACCGCAGTTTAGTAAAGGCAGCTCCTGTTCCTGAGGAGCAGGACCGGAGACTCCACGAAAAGGAGCGACAGATCGAAGAACTGCTGCGTAAACTGGAGCAGGAGCAGAAGCTGGTGGAGGAACTAAAGATGCAGCTAGAAGTAGAGAAAAGAAGCGGACAGGTCGTTCCACCTgcagaaaataacatttctagTCCAGCCACCATGTTGGCGCCTgtcaaaacagaaaacactgtCCCTCCTAACTGTAAACTGAGTTCACACACTACACCAACACTGGTGAAGCTTGAGGAGGCCCATCCCAACCAGGTGACAGCTACTTCTCTCCGTCAGTTCATTATCAGCCACCAAGGATTACCACAGGTCATAGGGCAGCCCCAGACTCTTCTAACCACTTCGCATGGGGGCACTCAGATCCTTCTTCCAGTGCCCCTGGCAAATAATACCACTACCATCCAGCTGCCCAACACTAATGTCAAACTACAG CCGGTTTTGCAGGCTGTCACTCCATCAGGGCCAGGTCTAATTCAGACCCCCCAAATACAGCCCACCAAAGCAGAGAGTCCTACATCACAACAGCTGCTCAGTCACAACCACTTAGTACAG ACCCTGTCCGTGGGCACCACCGAGAGGTCAAGTTTCCAACACGGTACCATTGAGAACCCAGCAGGCCTGGAGATACCTCAGTGTTTCCTCAGCAGCTCCCCAGATAACAGGATCTCACCTCAGACGTCCCCCGTCCCATCATCCCTTATCAATGGGCCACTAAACAAG ACCTCCTTCATCCAGCAGTCTCCAGTTTTCAACCAGACACCTAAGAGCAGAGAGCCGCCCCGCTATGAGGAGGCCGTCAAACAGACCCGCAGCCTACAGAATGTTGCCGTCTCAGAG ATTCCAACAGCAACGAGTCAACAGATGGATGATCTCTTTGACATTTTAATAGAAAGTGGAG AGATCACTCCCTTTAGTCAACAGGACCCATCTGTGCCTAAGATGATGCCTGTTACGGCCAGCATCACCACCCTGCCTGTCAACACCGCCCTGTCCCGACCACCAGCCCAGGTGCAGATGGCACCCCCGCCGGCGCTCATGGCGGAGCCCATGCCCAGCCTGGCCTCCCTGGACTCCGACAACCAGCTGGAGGCTCTGCTGGAGGGCACCCTGGTTGGGGACACAGAGCCGGAGCAGAGGACTTTGGGCCTGCTGGAGGAGCTGCAGAACCAGATACTGGAGCAGCCAAACTCCCCAATGGACACGTCCGAGTTGGGTTTCAACGACCCGCCTGCGACTTCCTCCTCGGCCCTGTCCTTCAGTCTTCAAGACACTGGCCTGGACAACATGGAGTGGCTGGACCTCACTATGCCTGGGCCCATTGGCGGACTCAATCCATTGGGCATCACCTCTGAATTCCTGGACACTCATGACCTGCAGCTGCACTGGGACTGA